TCTCCGGCCTCTACCTCATTGGCTACGGCACGGTGCGCTTCTTCATCGAATTCTTCCGCGAACCCGACGCGCAGCTCGGCTTTGTCTTCCTGAACTTCTCGATGGGCCAGGTGTTATGCTTTCTGATGATTGCGGCGGGAATTGGGATTCTAGTGTGGTCTAAGCAGCGAGCGGAGAACGCTGATGTTATGATGGGTGGGAAGAGGTAAGGAGATTGAAATATTCAGGTGCGAACTCTATTTAGACAGGTGGATTTTTTTGATATATTGTTTGTTTGAACAACAAAAAAAATGAAAATCCTAAACAGGATCGAGGACCAGGGACGATATATCAAAATAAAAATGGTGAGATAAGGCTAAAACTATTCCATACAAATACCGAGAACCCATCGATCAATTATCCGACTTTATAGGATAATGTAATTTAGCGCCAGAAAAGGTAATCCCAAGGCCTCAGCAAGAGGGTTTCACCGGTTCGAGAGTTACCGAATCCGGATTTTGTTTTACTGTGGAAAACTCAACATGGCTATCGGATCATGACGTAACCCAGCGCTCCTTTACCCACGATATTCTGCGAAGAACCTTACAAATTTATCTCTCTCCTATCTCATAAACAGCCCTTAAATTTCACCATATTGTCGTCGTGAAAGCTTTGAAGAGGCATCTCTATCTATTCACTCCGCAGTCACCACCAACTCCTCACTTTTCCCAAAACACCGGCGGCGAATAATAAGCGTCACAATGATCGTGCTCATAGCCGTCGAACCGACGAGCATGAACATGACGACGATCTGGTAGCGGATGGCGATGAGTGGGTCGGCTCCGGCGAGAATCTGACCCGACATCATGCCGGGTATGAAGACGAGGCCGACGCCCATCATGGCGTTGATCGAAGGAATCATACCCGCCTTGACCGCTCCCCTGAAAATGTCGAGGCTTGCCTCTTTGTAGTTCGCGCCGAGGCAGAGTTTCATTTCGACCAGCTCGCGCTGCTGGCGCATCTGCGAGAAGAGACGCTCGATGGAGATGGCAAGCGCGGACATCGAGTTGCCGATTACCATCCCCGCCGTGGGAATGAAGTAGCGCGGATCCCACCACGGATGCACGCCGATCACCAGCCACGAGACAAAGAGCGCCGTGAGGAAGTAGCTCGACAGCATCGTAAGAAAAGTCGGCACTTCGTAGGCAATCTGCTTTTCCTTCACCCGCCCCCGCACGATGAACACCGCCGAAAAGACCATCACGACGTAGATGCCGAGCGTCAGCCAGAGGTTCTCTGCTCTGAAAATGAAGGTCAGCGCATAGCCCATCAGGAAGAGCTGTGAGACCGTGCGGACGGTTCCGATGGAAATATCCCTGTTCAGACCGAGCTTTTGAACAAACGAGGTTGCCTGCGCGACAACAATGAACAGCAAAGCCAGCAACAGCTGCGGTATGGAGATTTCGATGATCGGATTCATGAGCATTCGAGTTTTCCGTTGCGGAAAGTGCAGCTTCGGGCCTGCGGAACCGCGGGCAGGTATTCGCTGTGCGTAACGATGAGCACCGTTTTGCCCTCTCCGGTGTTGAGCCGTTCGACAATCGAAAAAACCATGCTCGCGCTTTCGGTATCGAGCGCCGAGGTCGGTTCGTCGAGCAGGAGCACATCCGGCTCGGTCAGAATGGCACGCATAATCGACAGGCGCTGCTTCTGGCCCACTGACAATGTATTGGCTGACTGATCGAGGCCGACACCTTGCAGGTAAAATGCTTCAAGCATCCGCTCCAGCGATGCATCATCCGGCGGACTTTTGCGCTGAGCCTGGGCGAAGGTGAAGGAGAGCAAAAGATTGTCGCGAATTGTGCCGTCAATCATCTGCGGAATCTGCGGTACATAGGTCACTTTCGAGCGCAACTCCGACGGCGGAATCTCCGTTGTGTTGCGGCCCCGAAAGAGAATCGCACCCGAGCGCGGCGTGTTCAGGCGGCAGATGAGGCGCAACAGCGTTGACTTGCCGCTCCCCGACGGCCCCTTGACGACAAGGAACTCCCCTTTCCCGACATCGAGCGACAGATGCTCAAAAACCGGCGGCCCGCCTTTGCCGTAGCCGAACGAAAGGTCTCTGAGTTCAAGGAGTTTTGTCATTGATCATTCTGTTTTACCCCGGACGGCATGAGTACACGACTGTTGAAAAGATCGGAACTTATTTCGTTATTTACCAATACAGCAGCTCTTTTCCGGCAACCTCTTACCCTTCCGAATCATGAAAGCTCCCGAAGAACGGCTTGGTTCCTTCTATCTCGGCGCAGAATACGATCTCCAGTCAGGCTTGCGGCTCGAACAGCCGGTGCATTACGATGCCCGCGACCTGACCACTCACGCCGTCTGTGTGGGCATGACCGGCAGCGGCAAAACCGGCCTCTGCATCGACCTGCTCGAGGAAGCGGCGCTCGACAAGGTGCCGGTGATTCTTGTCGATCCGAAAGGCGACATGACCAACCTGCTTTTGCAATTCCCCGACCTCTTGCCCGAAGATTTTCTGCCGTGGATCGATCAGGACGAAGCTCGGCGCAAAGGGCAAACTCCCGAAGAGCTTGCTGCTGCTACCGCCTCGATGTGGAAAAACGGGCTCTTCGACTGGGGCATCGCTCCGGAGCGGATCCGGGAACTCAAAGATTCGGCAGAGTTTACGATTTACACGCCCGGCTCCGATGCCGGAATCCCGGTAAACATCCTCGGCAGTCTGGCTGCTCCCAGGCTCGATTTCGATACGGAGGCCGAAGCGATCCGCGAGCGCATCGCCGGCACGGTCAGCGCCCTGCTTGGGCTTGTCGGCATCAACGCCGATCCGGTCAAGAGCCGCGAGTCGATTCTGCTCTCCGGCATCTTCGAACACTTCTGGCGGGCAGGCACCGATCTCGACCTGGCCACACTGATCGGCTCGATCCAGAACCCGCCGATGCGGCAGGTGGGCGTGTTCGACGTCAACACGTTCTACCCCGAAAAAGAGCGCTTCGAGCTGGCCATGTCCTTCAACGCCCTGCTTGCCTCGCCGTCGTTCCAGAGCTGGCTCTCCGGCCAGGCGCTCGACATCGCCTCCGTGCTCTACACCGCCGACGCTCGGCCACGGGTCGCGATCTTCTCGCTCGCGCACCTTTCGGAAAACGAGCGGATGTTCTTCGTCACACTGCTGCTCGAAAACGTCCTGACCTGGACGCGCGCGCAGCAGGGCACATCGAGCCTTCGGGCGCTGCTCTATTTCGACGAGGTGTTTGGCTACCTGCCGCCGGTCTCCGAGCCGCCCTCAAAACGGCCGCTCATGACGATGCTCAAGCAGGCGCGTGCGTTCGGCGTCGGCTGCGTGCTGGTGACGCAGAACCCGGTCGATCTCGACTACAAGGCGCTGACCAACACCGGCACCTGGTTCATCGGCAAATTGCAGGCCGAGCGCGACAAGGCACGAGTGCTCGAAGGGCTGAAAAGCGCCATCCGCACGGCAGGCGGTTC
The nucleotide sequence above comes from Chlorobaculum tepidum TLS. Encoded proteins:
- a CDS encoding ABC transporter permease, encoding MNPIIEISIPQLLLALLFIVVAQATSFVQKLGLNRDISIGTVRTVSQLFLMGYALTFIFRAENLWLTLGIYVVMVFSAVFIVRGRVKEKQIAYEVPTFLTMLSSYFLTALFVSWLVIGVHPWWDPRYFIPTAGMVIGNSMSALAISIERLFSQMRQQRELVEMKLCLGANYKEASLDIFRGAVKAGMIPSINAMMGVGLVFIPGMMSGQILAGADPLIAIRYQIVVMFMLVGSTAMSTIIVTLIIRRRCFGKSEELVVTAE
- a CDS encoding ABC transporter ATP-binding protein, which translates into the protein MTKLLELRDLSFGYGKGGPPVFEHLSLDVGKGEFLVVKGPSGSGKSTLLRLICRLNTPRSGAILFRGRNTTEIPPSELRSKVTYVPQIPQMIDGTIRDNLLLSFTFAQAQRKSPPDDASLERMLEAFYLQGVGLDQSANTLSVGQKQRLSIMRAILTEPDVLLLDEPTSALDTESASMVFSIVERLNTGEGKTVLIVTHSEYLPAVPQARSCTFRNGKLECS